In Tribolium castaneum strain GA2 chromosome 4, icTriCast1.1, whole genome shotgun sequence, one DNA window encodes the following:
- the LOC100142367 gene encoding larval cuticle protein A2B, translating into MAFKLFVLAAFVAVARAGVIAPVSYAHVVDSEYDPNPQYSYAYDVQDPITGDSKSQVESRSGDVVHGQYSLNDPDGTRRTVDYTADPINGFNAVVKKSPLVHAIATPVVKSVPVVHSNEVVAKVASPVVANTVAYSAPVSHVAYAAPVAHNVVGTPVAYSGYAHPYSYNAYNAYHVPYAHYY; encoded by the exons ATGGCATTCAAG CTCTTCGTTCTTGCCGCTTTCGTGGCCGTCGCCAGGGCCGGAGTCATCGCCCCCGTGTCCTACGCCCATGTGGTGGACTCCGAGTACGACCCCAACCCCCAGTACTCCTACGCCTACGACGTGCAGGACCCCATCACCGGCGACTCCAAGAGCCAGGTCGAGAGCCGCAGCGGAGACGTCGTCCACGGACAGTACTCCCTCAACGACCCCGACGGCACCCGCCGCACTGTCGACTACACTGCCGACCCCATCAACGGATTCAACGCCGTCGTCAAGAAGAGTCCTCTTGTCCACGCTATTGCCACTCCCGTCGTCAAATCGGTTCCTGTAGTGCATTCCAACGAGGTCGTTGCTAAAGTCGCCAGCCCCGTTGTCGCCAACACCGTTGCCTATTCCGCTCCAGTGTCGCACGTCGCCTACGCCGCCCCCGTGGCCCACAATGTGGTCGGAACCCCAGTGGCGTACAGCGGTTACGCTCACCCCTATTCCTACAACGCCTACAACGCTTACCACGTTCCTTATGCCCACTACTATTAG
- the LOC662499 gene encoding larval cuticle protein A3A has translation MAFKFVVLSALFAYASAGIVSAPATLSHAPINYGARAFAAPAFAAPIARYAAPVAVAHAAPVVAHAAPVAVADEYDPHPQYSYGYDIQDGLTGDSKNQHETRDGDVVQGSYSLTDPDGTRRTVEYTADPINGFNAVVHKEPLVAKVAAPVAVAPAVARVAAPVAYAAPIAKVHAPLAYAAPVAKVHAPLAYSTSVLH, from the exons ATGGCATTCAAG TTTGTTGTCCTCAGCGCTTTGTTCGCTTACGCTAGCGCCGGCATCGTCAGCGCCCCAGCCACCCTCTCTCACGCCCCCATCAACTACGGCGCCCGTGCCTTCGCCGCCCCTGCCTTTGCCGCCCCCATTGCCCGCTACGCTGCCCCCGTCGCCGTTGCCCATGCTGCTCCCGTTGTCGCTCACGCCGCCCCCGTTGCCGTCGCCGACGAATACGACCCCCATCCCCAATACTCCTACGGATACGACATCCAGGACGGTTTGACCGGAGACAGCAAAAACCAACACGAAACCCGCGACGGTGATGTTGTCCAAGGCAGCTACTCCCTCACTGACCCCGATGGCACCCGCCGTACTGTTGAATACACCGCTGACCCCATCAACGGTTTCAACGCTGTTGTCCACAAGGAACCCCTTGTAGCCAAAGTAGCCGCCCCCGTAGCTGTTGCCCCAGCTGTCGCCAGAGTAGCCGCCCCCGTCGCCTACGCCGCCCCCATTGCCAAAGTACATGCTCCTTTGGCTTATGCTGCCCCCGTTGCCAAAGTACATGCCCCTCTTGCCTACTCCACCTCCGTCCTTCACTAA
- the LOC135265970 gene encoding larval cuticle protein A3A-like has product MAFKLVAFAAVIAVARAGLIGAPVSYAAPVAHYAAPVAHYAAPVARYAAPVAYAHAPVAVAHAAPVAVAKTVVSDEYDPHPQYSYGYDIQDGLTGDSKNQHETRDGDVVQGSYSLTDPDGTRRTVEYTADPINGFNAVVHKEPLVAKAVVAPAVAKVAAPVAYAAPIAKVAAPLAYAAPVAKYYH; this is encoded by the exons ATGGCATTCAAG cTCGTTGCCTTCGCCGCCGTTATCGCCGTTGCCCGTGCTGGGCTCATCGGGGCCCCCGTGAGCTACGCCGCTCCCGTAGCCCACTACGCCGCCCCCGTTGCCCACTACGCCGCCCCCGTGGCCCGCTACGCCGCCCCTGTGGCCTACGCCCATGCCCCCGTGGCCGTAGCTCACGCCGCCCCCGTTGCCGTCGCCAAGACTGTTGTCTCTGACGAATACGACCCCCATCCCCAATACTCCTACGGATACGACATCCAAGATGGTTTGACCGGAGACAGCAAAAACCAACACGAAACCCGCGACGGTGATGTCGTCCAAGGCAGCTACTCCCTCACTGACCCCGATGGCACCCGCCGTACTGTTGAATACACCGCTGACCCCATCAACGGATTCAACGCTGTTGTGCACAAGGAACCCCTCGTCGCCAAGGCTGTCGTTGCCCCAGCTGTCGCTAAAGTAGCCGCCCCCGTGGCCTACGCCGCCCCCATCGCCAAAGTGGCCGCTCCTTTGGCCTATGCCGCCCCCGTAGCCAAATACTACCACTAG
- the LOC103312135 gene encoding larval cuticle protein A2B, with protein MAIKFIILAAVVAVARGGVVGAPVVAPVAPVAVAARVAEFDPNPQYSFAYDVQDALTGDSKSQVESRNGDIVQGQYSLVEPDGTRRVVDYTADPINGFNAVVSKTPLAHVVAAPVVAKAAPVVAAKVAAAPVVAPAAPVVAPAARVVAAAPAAPVVAARVAAAPALARVAGPLAAPIVAAPAYARLAAPAVAAAPYAYPAGFARVAAPFTYAAFK; from the exons ATGGCAATCAAG TTCATCATCTTGGCAGCCGTCGTTGCCGTCGCCAGGGGTGGAGTTGTAGGTGCACCCGTGGTAGCCCCCGTAGCTCCCGTGGCCGTAGCAGCCCGTGTGGCTGAATTCGACCCCAACCCCCAGTATTCCTTCGCTTACGACGTCCAGGACGCCCTAACTGGAGACTCCAAGAGCCAAGTGGAGAGCAGAAACGGAGATATCGTTCAAGGGCAATACAGTCTGGTCGAACCTGACGGCACTCGACGAGTGGTCGACTACACAGCTGACCCCATAAACGGTTTTAACGCCGTTGTGAGCAAAACGCCTTTAGCTCACGTTGTTGCAGCGCCTGTTGTTGCCAAAGCCGCTCCTGTCGTGGCAGCCAAAGTAGCTGCAGCTCCTGTTGTGGCTCCTGCAGCTCCCGTCGTGGCGCCTGCTGCTCGGGTGGTAGCTGCAGCTCCTGCAGCTCCAGTGGTAGCCGCCCGCGTTGCAGCTGCGCCTGCCTTGGCCAGGGTGGCGGGTCCTTTGGCCGCTCCGATCGTTGCTGCTCCTGCTTACGCCCGACTAGCCGCTCCTGCTGTGGCTGCCGCTCCTTACGCGTATCCTGCAGGATTTGCGCGAGTGGCAGCGCCCTTCACATACGCTGCCTTCAAATAA
- the LOC107399215 gene encoding larval cuticle protein A2B yields MTLMFFIFATLMALARGGLIAAPVAPVAVPSPLYSFAYDVKDSLTGDFKSQVETRSGGVVRGQYSVIDPDGTKRIVDYTADPIHGFNAVVRKAPIVNVVPPVVAPAPVVPAPTLARFAPVIPRPALGIPPPVAYF; encoded by the exons ATGACTTTGATG TTCTTTATCTTCGCCACGCTCATGGCTTTAGCCAGGGGTGGACTCATTGCGGCACCTGTCGCTCCTGTTGCTGTGCCCAGTCCTTTATACTCGTTTGCGTACGACGTAAAGGATTCGCTAACAGGTGATTTCAAAAGCCAAGTTGAAACTCGCAGCGGAGGAGTCGTTCGAGGACAATATAGTGTTATCGATCCTGATGGTACAAAACGCATTGTGGATTACACCGCCGATCCTATTCATGGTTTCAACGCCGTCGTCAGGAAAGCTCCCATTGTAAACGTCGTTCCTCCGGTAGTGGCACCAGCTCCGGTCGTACCGGCGCCGACCTTAGCCAGGTTCGCGCCGGTTATTCCGAGACCCGCGCTGGGAATCCCGCCACCAGTggcatatttttaa
- the LOC135265969 gene encoding cuticle protein 16.5-like, with the protein MAFKYVLLAALVAVASAGNPQYTFGYGVSDPLTGDVKSQVESRSGDIVQGQYSLLDSDGTRRVVDYAADGINGFNAVVRKEAAAVAVAAPAVAPVLRAAPAIATTHAIAAPAVAAAPLLRAAPAIATTHAVAAAPLLRAAPAIATSHAYAAPAVAAAPLLRAAPAIATSHAYAAPAIATTHGIAAPALVRSAPALVHGAAYATGAHVISAAPIAARYAAPIAARYAAPFAAW; encoded by the coding sequence ATGGCTTTCAAATACGTCCTCTTGGCTGCTTTGGTCGCCGTCGCCAGCGCCGGTAACCCTCAATACACCTTCGGTTATGGTGTTTCCGACCCCTTGACCGGAGACGTCAAGAGCCAAGTTGAAAGCCGAAGCGGAGACATTGTACAAGGGCAGTACTCTCTTTTGGACTCTGATGGCACACGCCGTGTTGTCGACTACGCCGCCGACGGCATCAACGGATTCAACGCTGTTGTTCGCAAGGAAGCCGCCGCCGTCGCCGTCGCCGCTCCCGCTGTAGCCCCAGTTCTTCGTGCCGCTCCTGCCATCGCCACCACTCACGCCATCGCCGCCCCAGCTGTAGCCGCCGCTCCTCTTCTCCGTGCCGCCCCAGCCATCGCCACCACCCACGCTGTAGCCGCCGCTCCTCTTCTCCGTGCCGCCCCAGCTATCGCCACCAGCCACGCTTACGCCGCCCCAGCTGTAGCCGCTGCTCCTCTTCTTCGTGCTGCCCCAGCTATCGCCACCAGCCACGCTTACGCCGCCCCAGCTATCGCCACCACTCACGGTATCGCCGCTCCAGCTCTTGTCCGTTCTGCCCCCGCTCTTGTACATGGTGCCGCTTATGCCACCGGCGCCCATGTGATCAGTGCCGCCCCCATCGCTGCTCGTTATGCCGCTCCCATCGCTGCCCGTTATGCCGCCCCATTCGCCGCCTGGTAA
- the LOC662463 gene encoding larval cuticle protein A3A, with protein sequence MAYKFVVLSALFAYASAGIVSAPATYAAAPISYAAPVAHAYAAPIARTYAAPIAPIARYAAPVARYAAPVAVAHAAPVAVAHAAPVAVAKTVVSDEYDPHPQYSYGYDIQDGLTGDSKNQQETRDGDVVQGSYSLTDPDGTRRTVEYTADPINGFNAVVHKEPLVAKVAAPVAVAPAVARVAAPVAYAAPIAKVHAPLAYAAPVAKVHAAPFLG encoded by the exons ATGGCTTACAAG TTCGTCGTCCTCAGCGCTTTGTTCGCTTACGCTAGTGCCGGCATCGTGAGCGCCCCAGCCACCTATGCCGCCGCCCCCATCTCCTACGCCGCTCCCGTAGCTCATGCCTACGCTGCCCCCATTGCCCGTACCTATGCTGCCCCCATTGCCCCCATCGCCCGTTACGCCGCTCCCGTAGCCCGCTATGCCGCCCCTGTTGCCGTAGCCCATGCCGCCCCCGTGGCCGTAGCTCACGCCGCCCCCGTTGCCGTCGCCAAGACTGTTGTCTCTGACGAATACGACCCCCATCCCCAATACTCCTACGGATACGACATCCAAGACGGTTTGACCGGAGACAGCAAAAACCAACAAGAGACCCGTGATGGTGATGTTGTCCAAGGCAGCTACTCCCTCACTGACCCCGACGGCACCCGTCGTACTGTTGAATACACCGCTGACCCCATCAACGGATTCAACGCTGTTGTCCACAAGGAACCCCTTGTAGCCAAAGTAGCCGCCCCCGTAGCTGTTGCCCCAGCTGTCGCCAGAGTAGCCGCCCCCGTCGCCTACGCCGCCCCCATTGCCAAAGTACATGCTCCTTTGGCTTACGCTGCCCCCGTTGCCAAAGTACATGCCGCTCCTTTCCTCGGCTAA
- the LOC103315173 gene encoding larval cuticle protein A3A: protein MAFKFVVFAALIAAARAGVIGAPAVAAPLAYAHAPVAVAHAAPVAVAKTVVSDEYDPHPQYSYGYDIQDGLTGDSKNQQESRDGDVVHGSYSLTDPDGTRRTVEYTADPINGFNAVVHKEPLVAKAVVAPAIAKVAAPVAYAAPALIHH from the exons ATGGCATTCAAG TTCGTAGTTTTCGCTGCTTTGATCGCCGCCGCTCGTGCTGGTGTCATCGGCGCCCCCGCCGTCGCCGCCCCTCTGGCCTACGCCCATGCCCCCGTAGCCGTAGCTCACGCCGCCCCCGTTGCCGTAGCCAAGACTGTCGTTTCTGACGAATACGACCCCCATCCCCAATACTCCTACGGATACGACATCCAGGACGGTTTGACCGGAGACAGCAAAAACCAACAAGAATCCCGTGATGGGGATGTCGTCCACGGCAGCTACTCCCTCACTGACCCCGATGGTACCCGCCGTACTGTCGAATACACCGCTGACCCCATCAACGGGTTCAACGCTGTTGTGCACAAGGAACCCCTCGTAGCCAAAGCTGTCGTCGCCCCAGCTATCGCCAAAGTAGCCGCCCCTGTAGCTTACGCCGCCCCCGCCCTTATCCATCACTAA